Part of the Musa acuminata AAA Group cultivar baxijiao unplaced genomic scaffold, Cavendish_Baxijiao_AAA HiC_scaffold_1138, whole genome shotgun sequence genome, ATTTTTATCCTATCTTTTGTTGCTACACATGCGATTCGATAACTTCCTGTCCAgctagatattaaaatttttattatatgaaaaatatcagTATAAAAATTATTACTTTTAGTTAATCCAAATTGAAGTCTGAAATTTCTTATATTCTAAAAATTATCTGAATCCTTTTTAAATCTACTAAGAGAAATTTAAGAACACCCAAATGTGTATCTCTCTCATCGAGATCTTAGATTTATGTTATATGTACCAAAATAAtttctaatttattaaaaattaatttttatatttagatcTCTAATCTAAATTCTAATTTACCGCAAGTCAAAGTCTTCTTGGCCAGTGACGTGTAGAAAAAGAATCCATGGAATGCAGCTTAGGGATGTGAGGCTTCTCACCGCTCATCTTCGTCTGTCAAACGGTGCTTATCCCACTGATTGAGAACGATGCTATCGGTTTCCAAATTCTATCTAAtcataaagtttaatttattattccaACCACACATATATTTCATGCCCAATTTATATATCATGGATAATGGGTaccaatttatatatttcaaaagAGCAATCAAGAGAATTAATAACGGAATAAAACTATCTCACGAGTCAATCCAAATATATTTGGTGTATCATCtccgatgaaaattattttctatttagAAATGAAACTCCAAAGAGTCTACTTTTCCAAGTAAATTAGGTACCGACGAAATACTGACTATTTTGCACCCAAATTATTTCGGTCAGTCAACTGTTTCTGAGTCAAAGTGGTGTAATCTCGATCAATTCTATGCATACTTGGCTTCACGTTCATGATCCACATGATGCTCCGCATCATAACCACTGGTTCCGTCCATCTGAACTCTTACCCCTTTCGTCACATATGAAGTCTCCGATGGTGAAGGTGCTCTCCGCATCGCCACGAAACTTGGATTGGGCTGATAAGTCAAAGTCGGTACAATTAATTCCATGCATGATATGGAAATTTGACCATGGAATGGAAGAAATTGTGTGCATCAGTTGGCTTATAAATTTGTGATTCGGCATTGCGTAGCATGCACCTCCACCTTCGCCCTGTTCTTCTGATTGTGGCGGCTAGGAGTAGGTAGGGAGGGAGGGAGATCAAACTGCGCGCCATGGGTTTCCCTTTACGCTTCTTATCATCACTGTCGTTGTCCCTCTtggccctcctcctccaccgggcCACGGTGACAAGTGGGTGTTTCAGCATGGAGAGGGAGGCACTGTTGGACTTCAAAGCCGGCATCCACGACACCCATAACCGGCTATCTTCTTGGGTAGGCCAAGACTGCTGCGCATGGGAGGGGGTCATCtgtggtgccaccactggccacgtCGTCATGCTCGACCTCCGGAATACGTTTGATCGGGCATTACGCGGTGAGAGGATGATGAACTCGTCATTGCTTGCTTTATCTCATTTGAAGCACTTGGATCTTAGCGTCAATGATTTCAGGAGAATCCGCATACCGGAATTCATCGGCTCCTTCAAGAAACTGAGATACCTCAATCTATCTTCTACATATTTCATGGGAGGAATACCTGCTCGGCTGGGGAACCTTTCGAGCCTCTACGTTCTTGATCTAAGCGATGCTTTAGATTTTGCATACCATGTTGACAACCTCGACTGGCTCTCCCATCTTACCTCCCTGAAGAACCTGGACTTGAGCTGGTTGAAGCTAACCGGTGCCCCAGATTGGTTCTCATCCGTGAACATGCTGCCTTCCCTCCAAGTGTTAAGTATGTCTTCCGTTGGTCTCGATACCATCCCAGCTTCTGTTGTCCATGTCAACTTCACCTCCTCTCTTACCGTCCTTGATCTCTCCTTCAATAATTTCAACTCCATCTTACCCAAATGGTTGGGGAATATTAGTAGTCTTACCCATCTTGATCTTCATGAATCTGGGTTCTATGGGGTTATTCCTGATGCAATTGGAGACTTGGGCGAGAACTTTTCTTGATATAGGATTCAATCAACTCGAGGGTACCGTACCGAGATCCATGGTTGATCTCCATAGACTGAAAGAATTATATATGTCGGGCAACCAATTGACAGGAAATTTGAGCGGTTGGCTGGAGCAAATGACGGATCTCATCATTTTGGATCTCCGATCTAATTTATTCAACGGTTCCATGCCTTCCTCCTCCGTTGGTAAGTTCTCTAATCTCACTGAATTGTATCTCGGTGGAAATTCTCTTGGAGGTGTTATTTCAGAGGTTCATTTTGAGAATCTTACGAGATTGCAAGTGTTGGACTTGTCTTACAACCCCATCACCATATCAATTGGACAGAGTTGGATCCCCCCTTTCCAACTCAGATTAGTATATTTAACCAATTGTCAGTTGGGACCTCAATTTCCAGATTGGTTGCAATTCCAAACACAGATCGAAGAATTATATTTGGCAGACTGTAAAATTGCAGGGACAATGCCCGCTTGGTTttggaatatttcatcttctaccatCACAGATTTATTCCTTTCCAACAACCAAATAGGAGGCAAGCTGCCATCTTCTTTGAACTTCACCAAGTTGGAAACATTATCTTTGCGTTCTAACAGATTTGAAGGTCCATTGCCAACGATGCTACCGTCTACACTCGATACTCTATACCTCTCCAATAATTCCTTGACAGGGCAATTGCCGATATGGCCCCATGTTAGATTTGTGTCAATCTCTGATAACATGCTTGACGGTGGCTTATCTTCGTCAATCTGCCAATGGACATATCTCCAATATCTTGACCTTTCGAACAACAAATTACTTGGTGAGATCCCTTATTGTCTAGGGGAGTCATTACAAAATCTTCAATTCTTGAATTTGGCCAACAATCACTTCTCGGGTAAAATTCCACACACGATCGGTTTTTTAAGTGAGCTTTTGATATTGCAACTGCAAAATAACAGTTTTTCGGGTGAGGTTCCTTTGTCATTGAaaaattgtacaaatttatggtATCTTGATCTGACTCAAAATAATCTTGTCGAAAGTATAACGCTATGGACGGGAGAACATCTACTACAACTGGTAGTGCTTCGTTTACGTTCAAATATGTTTTCAGGAGTTATTCCTTGGCAACTTGTTCGATTTGAACCGCTTCAAATATTGGATCTTGCGAATAACAACTTCTCTGGTTCAATACCTCACAACATTGGTAATTTAAGTACCATAAGACCGACATTACGTTCTCATAAATATTATGATTGTGAATTAGATATCTTTACGAAAGGACGAGTTCTTCAATATTTAACATGCAACGTAAACCTTATGAAAAGTTTGGATCTTTCAAATAATAGTCTAACCGGAGAGATACCAAAAGGAATTGGAGACCTTGCAGAACTCAATAACTTAAATTTATCAAGAAATCATTTACAAGGAAAAATCCCTCGGGAGATAGGAGGAATGAAATCATTAGAATCACTTGATCTATCGATAAATGATCTTTCTGGTAGTATTCCTGAGAGCTTATCGGTTTTATATTTCTTGAGctatttgaatttatcatataataatctTTCGGGAATGATACCATCTGGTCATCAACTTCAAACACTCAATGATCCATCCATTTACATGGGCAATGCCGACTTATGTGGACCACCAACTTCCAAAAGTTGTTTTGATAATAAAACAACTCAAATTGATATACAAGAGTACAAGAAGAAGGAGATACCCCAGTGGTTATGGTTCTATATCAGAATGATACTAGGATATGTGATAGGATTTTGGACCTTTTGTGGTATTCTCTTCCTCAAAGACGCATGGAGGCATGCTTATTTCCATTTCATTGATGATGCGTATGATTGGGTTTGGGTGCAATGGAAATTAATTCTTCCACGATTGTTGAGATGTTAATCCTAAAATTTCTAGTGTGGATGATCCCAGGCTTTCCAGTAGATGAGGAGAAGGTATGTCATCactctactttttatttatatgatattttggaTTCCTAGATGTTGGTTGTGATCGATGAAAAAAGAATTTGTATTGTTGATCTAAGAAAGGATGGGCTGCTATATTTATGGAGTTTGAGATCAATTTCTATGTAATGTGGTTGTTTACggtcttcttcttctatttgatgtttgcataattaTAACATCGTGCAAGAGTTGGCGTTTGCATAATTATAAAAACATCATGCAAGAGTTGGCTCATAGTTTTAAAGCAGAGAAATATTACAAAAAGAAGAGAACTACAACCTAAGTCTTCATTATAAAGATATAGTTTaaaaatatggtatattgattttAAAGGAACAAACACGTTACTTTCGAAATAATAAAATAGAGGAAGAGAAGGGTGGCTTTGGCAggggaagaaaagaggagaaaaaaataaaataggtgtGAGATTTAATAAGGATGTTGTTTTTATTATCAAGAGAGTAAGTTTTAAATTTAAAagagtatatatattatatatatatatatatatatatatatatatatatatatatatatatatatatatatatatatatatatatatgtatgattttgaattcctcTATTCATTCCCTACCAATCAGAGAGTAAATAAAGCTATAGATTAATTGTTCTAAAATTATTGAGtatgttgttattttagagaaaaaaatagtaataagaaagaaaaatattatgattgtttactggattggtttatattattcgaatgatttagaaaagaaggAGAGTTTATGATTAACGTAAGTATCGAATGATTATGTCTAACTTGTtttctaatttaataatatatatttgttaATAATGAAGTTATGTGATTTGCAAATGTTAAATTGGCTTTTGAAAATAAGCTTTTCGATATTGTAtttgtttaaaataattaaaatatttaattattatatttttcaatGCTATATTGTTAGACACATTTCAAATAATATGTCAATAGGCCATTTTAGATGGTGGTTAAGTGTTCTCAATTATTTTAGATGACGGTGCATTCTCATAAGGATGCATAGCCATTAGCACTTCgacttttattttaatatatgccCTTTGTTATAGTCATGACTATCGATGAATTTAGATATGAAGACATAGTTATACTTATACTGATTCATGATTGATTAATAATAATCTTGGCATTAAAATGAAATCTATCCACTTTTATTTTTCTATGcaaatgtattaaaaaattatggTGTCTTACATGCTTATTAAGCTAAAAAATTGTGATTTGAAAAGCATGTAAAGATATGTTTACTCTTTATATAAGTGTATAGTTTTATAAAATGCATCCATGAGAAGCTTTGCTAATATGTGAGTTTTGGTGTTTATTAAGTTGTGGTTGCTCATATCCTTGTTGTTAAAATTTTTCAGATGCCTGCTAGTAGATTGAATTTGGTTATGTATCAAGGCAACAAATTATATTGTTTATGGTTCAAACTCTTGAGACTTGTGATGTAATAATCCAATAGTGGAATGTCTTTTGGTGAACTTATTTATGTTTGAGAGCTCAATATGTCGCTGCTGGATATTATGGACGTATATGTTTTGTATTGTGTAAAGTGCATGAATTTTGATTTAAGTTGCGTACAAGTTTAAACCTTGCAATTCTCATATGAAAACTTATGGAACTGTGGTTAAAATATTATGACATATGTTGTGATGATCAATGATTAAGAGAGCGAGATGTTGACAACAACTCTGCCATCACCTTAAAAACCCTTAGTTTCTATCGTCTTTAactttatggaataataaaaatgataaccTAACACAGTTCTATTGGTTAAGCCTTAACCAATGAGAGTTGTATACTCCAATAGGCAAGAGAAGTTTGATCGAATTGGCAGCCAATAGCATGGACATGAATCAATAGCTAATAGATGGATACAGTTGCCCAGAAGGTGAGTTCTTCATGATCGACATATAGGCTAAATCCCTGCTCTCCTTTTCATTACTCGGTggcttaattttatttcttttatgatttgTCATCCAAAGCCGAtgatcttaaaatttttaatcttaaTCACATATGTTGatattcttctctttttgttttcttatcATACATGTCTATGTAATTGGAGGTGATGAAACTCAAAACGGAGCCTCTACAATATTTGggctaattataaaaaaaaaagcccTTTAACaggtgttttttttttgtatttgttcACTTTCTAAGTTCATTGCATCGCAACTACAAATTTTAGTGCTTCCCCTCTTGATGATTAGTTCCTCCTCGAATTATCTGATGTGTTTCAGGAAATCTAAAATCGTCGGCTAAAAATTTCTGGTATTCCAAAAGATTATAGAAAATAAAGTTTTAGAATTATTATATGGTATTTTAGGTTTTTTCTAATAAACCTATCATCATCATTTTCTCTATTTAAAATGATTTGATAACTTTCATCTAtccgaaaaaaattatttttttattatatgagaTCAATTAAAGATTTGGATAATCCCAAGAGGAATTAAAGTATTTTCATGTCTTGTTCTCTCTcttaaaatctaaagatatatagAATATCTATTCTatagaagaaatattttttttcaatatgGCTCCTAAAATAATGACATTCCAATTCTTTTAGTATTGCTCTAATTTAATGGTAAGATTAACCCTAGTCATCCGTCCACTGTCTATCTGGTCAAAACAAATATTAAGAGACTTTGAATAGAAAACAAAGTCATATCACATGCAAACATTCACTCTGTCACTCCAAGTCATCCGGACAGCAtagatgtatgtatatatattcttcacATCTTGCTCTCTCTCTTCAAATCTagagatatatatgatatttataaaagatAAGACGGTGACATCCCAACCCCTTCAATATTGCTCCAATTTAGTGGTAAGATTGATCTAAGCCATTCGTCTACTCTATATCAAGTCTTCCTAGTAAAACAAATATTAAGATACTCTAGCAGAAAATAAAGTATATCAAGCGCAAACGTTGAATCTTTCACTCTAAATAAAAGCGAAAGAAACAATTGAGGTAAAGATAAGTCCaggaaaggtaaaataccttgataatattttttattcatattttatcacataacttatttACTATTAGACAATTGATGAATGACAGATATTTagttattattaaaataaataatatgtttgATAAAAAGGTAAATTGAATTTGGGAGACCAATGAAAGTGAAAAACAAATTCAGATTCCATTAAAACTAGACACTCAACATAATCAAGTGATAGATCCTACTCCAACATGTTCATCATCAGCCTCGTCCAGGAGCAGTTCAGATTCATCAAATGATTTCTCAACAGAATATCATATAATCCttaatgttgaatcttgaattttgatgatgaaatcaattgttgaagttataatctaatgtgtatttgaatgacgtaggactatcttcgatcatggaaagataaatcgattaaagtaggggaATCAGACATTAGGTCAGagttgaacatatcagaagattggacgttaggctaGAGGATTGGTCAATATGCCAAAAAGACTTCAtggcatgagtttgggcatcaggctgaaggatcagacattgcgccaaggaaatcgaaAGTTACGAAAGGTTAATATActaattgggcaatatgctgTAGGAGAGAACGATGTGCCAAAGGATCGAATGAAGcgctgaatgaaccaatgacatgccgaacaacatagaattctagtcttgtaatcgGTTATATCTTAATTGATTTTGGTCAggtcgtaattgagttagttttaggtataactatgctaactcaattaggggcccattgggcatgGGTTGagattgttttgggccaagtggaaggctcatttagtgacccaaggTTAGGTAGAACCACCTTtgagttggaaaagtcaagagcacacttttccaatctgtcaagcagtggtactgcccagtgttagtgtgtcaggagtggtaccgctcagacatagtctcctagactatcaaatgatggtaccactagattgggtggtggtaccatccagcacaagtggtggtatcgtcaagactcgggaaacctaggatgagactttttttactcaatttttaaagttatttggggtatataaatatCCTAGTTATTCCTACTTAGAAAGCACGAAATTGAGTAGAAATGGggaaaagaatacttgagaaaaaatattgaaaactctcttaggatttaaagtctcttcctcctagaattAGTTTTCTAAGAGATAAATGAAGTCTAAAAGAgagatgtaaaggttctcttttaAGCCTCTGAAAaggataaagagttgtaaaagtagttgatctttgcccattggaaaaaagatcagtagtggaagccgatgacctcgagtgaagaggaatcaagaatggatgtaggttacgacgaccgaaacattataaatttgatgttcatcatttttatactcttcattactattatttttctgttttaactGCTTATTATGTTTActttaagtcaagcacacttcgaTATCATTTTTGATATGGTTTCCttgaatcaaatttttttaaatcattaaagGTTTCCAAATCGATGTTGTTTTCTAAAAGCACTAATTTGCTCTTTTTTTTTGTCCTAACACCCAACACATTGGTATTCCTTACAATAAGTTCATAAAGTTTGCTCTTTTTTGTctatttaaaatgttgtaaagtcCTTAATAGATTAGTATAGCACAGCGGATGACTTAAGGTTCGTATTGGATTTTTTTGTTGTGTGTGTTGGTTCCATCTTGCTAACTATGGTCTTACCTACCTACTGACTCAAGTAGGTGATGGTGCATGTCCCACATGGACTCGTGGGTTCTTCCGGTGGAAGCATGGTTTTATCTTTCGATTTAAATCATGTATGCTCATCAAACATGTACAAGCTGAAGTGTTTTCTTTTatgattgttattattattattattgtttttgtcCTCGAGAAGAAGGAACTTTGCAAGTCTGATGAGAGGAAGAGGACGCAACCGATGTAGCCATTTTTATCCTATCTTTTGTTGCTACACATGCGATTCGATAACTTCCTGTCCAgctagatattaaaatttttattatatgaaaaatatcagTATAAAAATTATTACTTTTAGTTAATCCAAATTGAAGTCTGAAATTTCTTATATTCTAAAAATTATCTGAATCCTTTTTAAATCTACTAAGAGAAATTTAAGAACACCCAAATGTGTATCTCTCTCATCGAGATCTTAGATTTATGTTATATGTACCAAAATAAtttctaatttattaaaaattaatttttatatttagatcTCTAATCTAAATTCTAATTTACCGCAAGTCAAAGTCTTCTTGGCCAGTGACGTGTAGAAAAAGAATCCATGGAATGCAGCTTAGGGATGTGAGGCTTCTCACCGCTCATCTTCGTCTGTCAAACGGTGCTTATCCCACTGATTGAGAACGATGCTATCGGTTTCCAAATTCTATCTAAtcataaagtttaatttattattccaACCACACATATATTTCATGCCCAATTTATATATCATGGATAATGGGTaccaatttatatatttcaaaagAGCAATCAAGAGAATTAATAACGGAATAAAACTATCTCACGAGTCAATCCAAATATATTTGGTGTATCATCtccgatgaaaattattttctatttagAAATGAAACTCCAAAGAGTCTACTTTTCCAAGTAAATTAGGTACCGACGAAATACTGACTATTTTGCACCCAAATTATTTCGGTCAGTCAACTGTTTCTGAGTCAAAGTGGTGTAATCTCGATCAATTCTATGCATACTTGGCTTCACGTTCATGATCCACATGATGCTCCGCATCATAACCACTGGTTCCGTCCATCTGAACTCTTACCCCTTTCGTCACATATGAAGTCTCCGATGGTGAAGGTGCTCTCCGCATGGCCACGAAACTTGGATTGGGCTGATAAGTCAAAGTCGGTACAATTAATTCCATGCATGATATGGAAATTTGACCATGGAATGGAAGAAATTGTGTGCATCAGTTGGCTTATAAATTTGTGATTCGGCATAGCGTAGCATGCACCTCCACCTTCGCCCTGTTCTTCTGATTGTGGCGGCTAGGAGTAGGTAGGGAGGGACGGAGATCAAACTGCGCGCCATGGGTTTCCCTTTACGCTTCTTATCATCATTGTCGTTGTGCCTCTtggccctcctcctccaccgggcCACGGTGACAAGTGGGTGTTTCAGCATGGAGAGGGAGGCACTTTTGGACTTCAAAGCCGGCATCCACGACACCTATAATCGGCTATCTTCTTGGGTAGGCCAAGACTGCTGCGCATGGGAGGGGGTCATCtgtggtgccaccactggccacgtCGTCATGCTCGACCTCCGGAATACGTTTGATCGGGCATTACGCGGTGAGAGGGTGATGAACTCGTCATTGCTTGCTTTATCACATCTGGAGCACTTGGATCTTAGCGTCAATGATTTCAGGAGAATCCGCATACCGGAATTCATCGGCTCCTTCAAGAAATTGAGATACCTCAATCTATCTTCTACATATTTCATGGGAGGAATACCTGCTCGGCTGGGGAACCTTTCGAGCCTCTACGTTCTTGATCTAAGCGATGCTTTAGATTTTAAATACCATGTTGACAACCTCGACTGGCTCTCCCATCTTACCTCCCTGAAGAACCTGGACTTGAGCTGGTTGAAGCTAACCGGTGCCCCAGATTGGTTCTCATCCGTGAACATGCTGCCATCCCTCCAAGTGTTAAGTATGTCTTACGTTGGTCTCGATACCATCCCAGCTTCTGTTGTCCATGTCAACTTCACCTCCTCTCTTACCGTCCTTGATCTCTCCTTCAATAATTTCAACTCCATCTTACCCAAATGGTTGGGGAATATTAGTAGTCTTACCCATCTTGATCTCCATTACTCTGGGTTCTATGGCGTTATTCCCGATACAATTGGAGACTTGGGCTCTCTTACTTTTCTTAATCTAGGAGACAATCAACTCGAGGGTACCGTACCGAGATCCATGGTTGATCTCCGTAGACTGAAAGAATTAC contains:
- the LOC135671154 gene encoding receptor-like protein EIX1; this translates as MGFPLRFLSSLSLSLLALLLHRATVTSGCFSMEREALLDFKAGIHDTHNRLSSWVGQDCCAWEGVICGATTGHVVMLDLRNTFDRALRGERMMNSSLLALSHLKHLDLSVNDFRRIRIPEFIGSFKKLRYLNLSSTYFMGGIPARLGNLSSLYVLDLSDALDFAYHIGSHP
- the LOC135671243 gene encoding receptor-like protein EIX2, with the protein product MSTSPPLLPSLISPSIISTPSYPNGWGILVVLPILIFMNLGSMGLFLMQLETWARTFLDIGFNQLEGTVPRSMVDLHRLKELYMSGNQLTGNLSGWLEQMTDLIILDLRSNLFNGSMPSSSVGKFSNLTELYLGGNSLGGVISEVHFENLTRLQVLDLSYNPITISIGQSWIPPFQLRLVYLTNCQLGPQFPDWLQFQTQIEELYLADCKIAGTMPAWFWNISSSTITDLFLSNNQIGGKLPSSLNFTKLETLSLRSNRFEGPLPTMLPSTLDTLYLSNNSLTGQLPIWPHVRFVSISDNMLDGGLSSSICQWTYLQYLDLSNNKLLGEIPYCLGESLQNLQFLNLANNHFSGKIPHTIGFLSELLILQLQNNSFSGEVPLSLKNCTNLWYLDLTQNNLVESITLWTGEHLLQLVVLRLRSNMFSGVIPWQLVRFEPLQILDLANNNFSGSIPHNIGNLSTIRPTLRSHKYYDCELDIFTKGRVLQYLTCNVNLMKSLDLSNNSLTGEIPKGIGDLAELNNLNLSRNHLQGKIPREIGGMKSLESLDLSINDLSGSIPESLSVLYFLSYLNLSYNNLSGMIPSGHQLQTLNDPSIYMGNADLCGPPTSKSCFDNKTTQIDIQEYKKKEIPQWLWFYIRMILGYVIGFWTFCGILFLKDAWRHAYFHFIDDAYDWVWVQWKLILPRLLRC